The DNA window AGCATGAATTGAAATATATTCTCAGTACCAAAAACAGGGCCGTTCAGATAATTGGTTTGCAGTCTGCTACGCTGAAAGAATTATTTGAGTTAAAAAAGATCGATGATTTTCAGTTTGTCGAGATGCAAAAATTGTTGAAAGAGTTATATGATCATCAGGGGCGAAGTGAGCGGATTAAGAATTTCCCCTATCCAAGACAATTTGCTACCATCAATGCTTTTTTTGTAAAGTTATTTTGCTTGTTGTTGCCATTTGGAATGCTCATTGAGTTTGATAAATTAAATCTTGCCATGGAGGGCATGATGAAGGGTCATATGGTTTGGTTGGTTATTCCGTTCAGTGTTTTGATTTCCTGGGTGTACACTTCACTTGAACAGGTGGGAGAGAGTACAGAGAATCCATTTGAAGGCAGTGCAAACGATGTACCTATTTCACAAATGAGTAGAACCATTGAAATAGATTTGAGAGAAATGCTGGGAGAAACTGATTTACCACCGGCTATTACTGCAACCAATAATATTATTTTATAATTTAAGAATATGAAGAAACGAGAGAAATTAGCCATCATTCGTAAGATTTATCCACACGCCATGACCACCATTGACAGCGTGAATATGCTCATTGATTTTGTTGAAAATGAATTAGATCTGGAGCCCAGACAAATCATGATTGCAGACAGCATTTGCAGTGATGATGTCAACAGCATTCAATATCCGGCAAGGACGCAGGAATTTCTTGGACCTTTTAAAATGGGGGGCTTAGATGGATTTCCATTTACCGGACTGACCGGGATGGCTGCATTTGCCAGT is part of the Candidatus Vicinibacter affinis genome and encodes:
- a CDS encoding multidrug transporter; protein product: MHAGNSYKFKEFILWTRRNIYSLLVIGIIPTFLYQYMGFKWIAIPWTVVALLGTATAFIVGFKNTQTYSRTWEARQIWGSILNSSRSWGLWCRDFIIDDKKSSKLLIYRHFAWLTALRYQMRDSRIWETTTKPYNAEFMNFYTIPERTIPLEEELKKYLDEHELKYILSTKNRAVQIIGLQSATLKELFELKKIDDFQFVEMQKLLKELYDHQGRSERIKNFPYPRQFATINAFFVKLFCLLLPFGMLIEFDKLNLAMEGMMKGHMVWLVIPFSVLISWVYTSLEQVGESTENPFEGSANDVPISQMSRTIEIDLREMLGETDLPPAITATNNIIL